One window from the genome of Amycolatopsis sp. NBC_01480 encodes:
- the asnB gene encoding asparagine synthase (glutamine-hydrolyzing), whose amino-acid sequence MCGLLGLICATETDAANAREAVGAAMRCQRHRGPDEQDTWADAEVVYGFNRLAFIDVEHSHQPLHWGPPEAPGRYTLNFNGEVYNYRELRDELAAEFGAKFETEGDGEAVVAAYHYLGADAVKKLRGMFAFMIWDAQEKVVFGARDPFGIKPLFYSAGPHGVAFSSEKKSLLELSDTLGVAQELDRTALQHYLVLQYVPEPESLHTGVRRVESGTSFRVVPGGQVEFTRYFHPQFATKPVNGADEADELYQRIADVMRDSVGKHMISDPDVTVGAFLSGGIDSTATATLAKEHNPNLIAFTTGFEREGYSEVDVAAESAAAIGVKHVVRTVSADEMMEALPLIVWYLDDPVADPALVPLWFIAREARKHVKAVLSGEGADELFGGYTIYNEPISLAPFEKVPGSVRKLIGKVSTKIPEGTRGKDLLRRGALPLEDRYYGNARNFRDDQLRAVLRTYTEGVGFKDVTAPWYDVSRGWDPVARMQHVDLYTWLRGDILVKADKVTMANSLELRVPFLDAEVFKVAASIPLDQKLAHGTTKYALRQALAKIIPPHVLNRRKLGFPVPIRLWLRNEMYDWARGIINDSKTDELLDKAAVLRLLEEHKAGQLDRSRQIWALLVFMLWHGIFVEHRIKPEIPEPVYPVKL is encoded by the coding sequence GTGTGCGGCCTGCTTGGACTGATTTGCGCGACCGAGACCGACGCGGCGAACGCGCGTGAAGCCGTCGGCGCCGCAATGCGGTGCCAGCGCCACCGCGGCCCCGACGAGCAGGACACCTGGGCCGACGCCGAGGTCGTCTACGGCTTCAACCGGCTCGCCTTCATCGACGTCGAGCACTCCCACCAGCCGCTGCACTGGGGCCCGCCGGAGGCGCCCGGCCGGTACACGCTGAACTTCAACGGCGAGGTCTACAACTACCGCGAGCTGCGCGACGAGCTGGCGGCCGAGTTCGGCGCGAAGTTCGAGACCGAGGGCGACGGCGAAGCGGTCGTCGCGGCGTACCACTACCTCGGCGCCGACGCGGTGAAAAAGCTGCGCGGGATGTTCGCCTTCATGATCTGGGACGCCCAGGAGAAGGTCGTTTTCGGCGCGCGCGACCCGTTCGGCATCAAGCCGCTGTTCTACAGCGCCGGCCCCCACGGCGTGGCGTTCTCCAGCGAGAAGAAGAGCCTGCTGGAGCTGTCGGACACGCTCGGCGTGGCGCAGGAGCTGGACCGCACGGCGCTGCAGCACTACCTCGTTCTCCAGTACGTGCCGGAGCCCGAATCGCTGCACACCGGCGTGCGCCGGGTCGAGTCCGGCACCTCGTTCCGCGTGGTCCCGGGCGGGCAGGTCGAGTTCACCCGCTACTTCCACCCGCAGTTCGCGACCAAGCCGGTCAACGGCGCCGACGAGGCCGACGAGCTGTACCAGCGCATCGCCGATGTGATGCGCGACTCGGTCGGCAAGCACATGATCTCCGACCCGGACGTGACGGTCGGCGCGTTCCTGTCCGGCGGCATCGACTCCACCGCCACCGCGACGCTGGCCAAGGAGCACAACCCGAACCTGATCGCGTTCACCACCGGGTTCGAGCGCGAGGGCTACTCCGAGGTGGACGTGGCCGCCGAGTCGGCCGCCGCGATCGGCGTGAAGCACGTGGTCCGCACCGTCTCGGCCGACGAGATGATGGAGGCCCTGCCGCTCATCGTCTGGTACCTCGACGACCCGGTGGCCGATCCGGCGCTGGTACCGCTGTGGTTCATCGCCCGCGAAGCGCGCAAGCACGTCAAGGCGGTGCTGTCCGGCGAAGGCGCGGACGAGCTGTTCGGCGGTTACACGATCTACAACGAGCCGATCTCGCTGGCACCGTTCGAAAAGGTGCCCGGCAGTGTGCGCAAGCTCATCGGCAAGGTGTCCACCAAGATCCCCGAGGGCACCCGCGGCAAGGACCTGCTGCGCCGCGGCGCGCTGCCGCTGGAGGACCGCTACTACGGCAACGCCCGCAACTTCCGCGACGACCAGCTGCGCGCGGTGCTGCGGACCTACACCGAAGGCGTGGGCTTCAAGGACGTCACCGCGCCCTGGTACGACGTCTCGCGCGGCTGGGACCCGGTGGCGCGGATGCAGCACGTGGACCTCTACACCTGGCTGCGCGGCGACATCCTGGTGAAGGCCGACAAGGTCACCATGGCCAACTCGCTGGAGCTGCGCGTGCCGTTCCTCGACGCCGAGGTGTTCAAGGTCGCCGCTTCGATTCCGCTGGACCAGAAACTGGCCCACGGCACCACGAAGTACGCGCTGCGCCAGGCGCTGGCCAAGATCATCCCGCCGCACGTGCTCAACCGCCGCAAGCTGGGCTTCCCGGTGCCGATCCGGCTGTGGCTGCGCAACGAGATGTACGACTGGGCCCGCGGCATCATCAACGACTCGAAGACCGACGAGCTGCTCGACAAGGCCGCCGTGCTCCGGCTGCTGGAAGAGCACAAGGCCGGCCAGCTCGACCGCAGCCGGCAGATCTGGGCCCTGCTGGTGTTCATGCTGTGGCACGGGATCTTCGTGGAGCACCGGATCAAGCCGGAGATCCCGGAGCCGGTCTACCCGGTCAAGCTCTGA
- the ctaC gene encoding aa3-type cytochrome oxidase subunit II, protein MGKPERTPVGKRAGRVAALAVLVALTATGCSGDEILRFGWPVGVTPQANEMRNLWTWTVIAALVVGVIVWALIFWTATFHRKKKNAAVEGPDDLPRQFQYNIPLEIFTVVVPTIMVCVLFFFTATAENDVLAKKPNPDVVVDVVAFQWNWEFQYDDANAKLADGTKVSTVGSSGEIPLLVLPTNKTIEYRLRSTDVIHSFWVPEFHFKRDVFPDPEKNNQDSSFQNSIDREGSFVGRCAELCGTYHSVMNFEVRALSPDKYDQYIKLRTETNPKTGKPNTASEALTAMNCGELCTPHAVTTQPFNTDRTARTASN, encoded by the coding sequence GTGGGAAAACCAGAGCGCACCCCGGTGGGTAAGCGGGCCGGTCGCGTCGCCGCGCTGGCCGTGCTGGTCGCGCTGACCGCGACGGGCTGCTCCGGGGACGAGATCCTCCGATTCGGCTGGCCGGTCGGGGTCACCCCGCAGGCCAACGAGATGCGGAACCTCTGGACCTGGACGGTCATCGCCGCCCTGGTCGTCGGCGTCATCGTGTGGGCCCTGATCTTCTGGACCGCCACGTTCCACCGCAAGAAGAAGAACGCCGCGGTCGAGGGTCCGGACGACCTCCCGCGGCAGTTCCAGTACAACATCCCGCTGGAGATCTTCACGGTCGTCGTGCCGACGATCATGGTCTGCGTGCTGTTCTTCTTCACCGCCACGGCCGAGAACGACGTGCTGGCGAAGAAGCCGAACCCCGACGTCGTGGTCGACGTGGTGGCGTTCCAGTGGAACTGGGAGTTCCAGTACGACGACGCGAACGCCAAGCTCGCGGACGGCACCAAGGTGAGCACCGTCGGCTCGTCCGGCGAGATCCCGCTGCTGGTGCTGCCGACGAACAAGACGATCGAGTACCGGCTGCGGTCCACCGACGTCATCCACTCGTTCTGGGTCCCGGAGTTCCACTTCAAGCGCGACGTGTTCCCGGACCCGGAGAAGAACAACCAGGACAGCTCGTTCCAGAACTCCATCGACCGCGAGGGCTCCTTCGTCGGCCGGTGCGCGGAGCTGTGCGGCACCTACCACTCGGTGATGAACTTCGAGGTCCGCGCGCTGTCCCCGGACAAGTACGACCAGTACATCAAGCTGCGCACCGAGACGAACCCGAAGACGGGCAAGCCGAACACGGCTTCCGAGGCGCTGACGGCGATGAACTGCGGCGAGCTGTGCACCCCGCACGCGGTGACCACGCAGCCGTTCAACACCGACCGCACCGCGCGCACCGCGTCCAACTGA
- a CDS encoding cytochrome c oxidase subunit 4 gives MKVEARVFYLVAGFAVVMAAIYWVMTALYATGQKAEPVGIVALLLTGGLAFLAGSYLQFVSRRIEPRPEDREDAEISDGAGELGFFSPGSYWPIGLAASAALCGVALAFFHIWLLVLALVALLITVGGLVFEYHTGPNHE, from the coding sequence ATGAAGGTCGAAGCCCGGGTTTTCTACCTGGTGGCGGGGTTCGCGGTCGTCATGGCCGCCATCTACTGGGTGATGACTGCCCTCTACGCCACCGGCCAGAAGGCCGAGCCGGTCGGCATCGTCGCGCTCCTGCTGACCGGCGGCCTCGCGTTCCTCGCGGGCAGCTACCTGCAGTTCGTGTCCCGCCGGATCGAACCGCGCCCGGAGGACCGCGAGGACGCCGAGATCAGCGACGGCGCGGGCGAGCTGGGCTTCTTCAGCCCGGGCAGCTACTGGCCGATCGGCCTGGCCGCCTCGGCCGCCCTGTGCGGCGTGGCGCTCGCGTTCTTCCACATCTGGCTGCTCGTGCTGGCCCTGGTGGCCCTGCTCATCACCGTGGGCGGACTGGTGTTCGAGTACCACACGGGTCCGAACCACGAGTGA
- a CDS encoding DMT family transporter: MKNPESRPLLQWSAAMALSGTIGAVVLESGAAAPAVAFARCVVGGLLLVLWCLARGWLQTWRPTRRDLLLAALGGVLLVGNWVLLFASYALSSIGVSTVVYHTQPLILVGLAAAFLGEKVSKSHLARGGIAFAGVIVISLSADGDDGKPVRLAGIALALGAAVLYAGASFVAKQLKHIRPHLLAAVQCAVGAVLLAPALAFTPLPHSTSGLLWLVLLGTVHTAVMYVLMYASIGKLPTTTVALLSYLYPVVAVIVDMAVFGHRLSWPEGLGMLAVLAAALAPQRGGRAARKPPVVTRGSDPCGTRTPVRPR, from the coding sequence ATGAAGAATCCCGAATCCCGCCCGCTCCTGCAGTGGTCCGCCGCGATGGCGCTGTCCGGCACGATCGGCGCGGTCGTCCTGGAGAGCGGCGCCGCCGCCCCCGCGGTCGCCTTCGCCCGCTGCGTCGTCGGCGGGCTCCTGCTCGTGCTCTGGTGCCTGGCCCGCGGCTGGCTGCAGACCTGGCGACCGACGCGCCGCGACCTGCTGCTCGCCGCGCTCGGCGGGGTGCTGCTGGTCGGCAACTGGGTGCTGCTGTTCGCCTCATACGCGCTGTCGTCGATCGGCGTCAGCACGGTCGTCTACCACACGCAGCCGCTCATCCTGGTCGGTCTGGCGGCGGCGTTCCTCGGCGAGAAGGTCTCGAAGTCACACCTCGCGCGCGGCGGGATCGCGTTCGCCGGGGTGATCGTGATCTCGCTGTCAGCGGACGGCGACGACGGCAAACCCGTGCGGCTGGCCGGGATCGCGCTCGCGCTGGGCGCGGCGGTGCTCTACGCCGGCGCGTCGTTCGTGGCCAAGCAGCTGAAGCACATCCGGCCGCACCTGCTGGCGGCGGTGCAGTGCGCGGTGGGCGCCGTGCTGCTCGCGCCGGCGCTGGCCTTCACGCCGCTGCCGCACAGCACTTCGGGGCTGCTCTGGCTGGTGCTGCTGGGCACCGTGCACACGGCGGTGATGTACGTGCTGATGTACGCGAGCATCGGCAAGCTGCCCACCACCACGGTGGCGCTGCTGTCCTACCTGTACCCGGTGGTCGCCGTGATCGTCGACATGGCGGTGTTCGGCCACCGACTGAGCTGGCCCGAGGGCCTGGGGATGCTGGCGGTGCTCGCCGCCGCGCTGGCTCCCCAGCGCGGCGGCCGGGCGGCCCGGAAGCCGCCCGTCGTCACTCGTGGTTCGGACCCGTGTGGTACTCGAACACCAGTCCGCCCACGGTGA
- a CDS encoding GlxA family transcriptional regulator: MDVQRVAVVLADRVSPFELGVACEVFGTDRSADGIEGWEFGVCSPDGANVPSWSGFGLDGLSGLDFAAAADLLIVPTCAPRTAPPPEPVLEVLRDARARGAWVAGFCAGVFSLGYAGLLDDRRCTVHWVYEPEFRSRFPSAVVDPQALYAEDDGIFTSAGTVAAVDLCLHLVRRLRGVTAATTLARRMVAAPHRAGGQAQFVQAPVPATAAPDDAVVAEALEWVERRLDRPFTVAELARRSGLGERTFLRRFSAATGTTPHRWLTERRLDRAQALLEEGRLSVEDIASACGYASAAALRHQFTRLRATTPSAYRAAFRPS, translated from the coding sequence ATGGACGTGCAGCGGGTCGCGGTGGTGCTGGCCGATCGGGTGTCGCCGTTCGAGCTCGGGGTGGCGTGCGAGGTGTTCGGCACCGACCGCAGCGCCGACGGCATCGAGGGCTGGGAGTTCGGCGTCTGCTCGCCGGACGGCGCGAATGTGCCCAGCTGGTCCGGTTTCGGCCTCGACGGTCTGTCCGGTTTGGACTTCGCCGCGGCCGCGGACCTGCTGATCGTGCCGACCTGCGCGCCGCGGACCGCCCCGCCGCCGGAGCCGGTGCTCGAGGTGCTGCGTGACGCTCGTGCGCGCGGTGCCTGGGTGGCGGGCTTCTGCGCGGGCGTCTTCTCGCTCGGCTACGCGGGCCTGCTCGACGACCGCCGCTGCACCGTGCACTGGGTGTACGAGCCGGAGTTCCGCAGCCGCTTCCCGTCCGCCGTCGTCGATCCGCAGGCCCTCTACGCCGAGGACGACGGGATTTTCACCAGTGCCGGCACGGTGGCCGCGGTGGACCTGTGCCTGCACCTGGTGCGGCGGCTGCGCGGCGTCACGGCGGCCACCACGCTGGCCCGGCGCATGGTCGCGGCGCCGCACCGCGCGGGCGGCCAGGCGCAGTTCGTCCAGGCCCCGGTGCCGGCCACCGCCGCCCCGGACGACGCCGTGGTCGCCGAGGCCCTGGAGTGGGTCGAGCGGCGGCTGGACCGGCCGTTCACCGTCGCCGAGCTGGCCCGGCGCAGTGGCTTGGGGGAGCGCACGTTCCTGCGCCGGTTCTCCGCCGCCACCGGCACGACTCCGCACCGCTGGCTGACCGAACGCCGCCTCGACCGCGCGCAGGCCCTGCTGGAAGAGGGCCGGCTTTCGGTGGAGGACATCGCGAGCGCCTGCGGTTACGCCTCAGCCGCCGCGCTGCGGCACCAGTTCACCCGGCTGCGGGCGACCACGCCGAGCGCTTACCGGGCCGCCTTCCGGCCGTCCTGA
- the trpD gene encoding anthranilate phosphoribosyltransferase, which produces MSADPRTWPALLTRLIGREDLSADLTRWAMDQIMSGEATPAQIGGFAIALRAKGETPEEISGMADAMLAHARRIELAAPSVDIVGTGGDRSNSVNISTMATIVTAAAGAPVAKHGNRSASSKSGAADVLEALGVKIDLPPEAVRRSLDEIGIGFCYAPAFHPAFRHTGPPRRELGVPTTFNLLGPLTNPAQPRSALIGCAYADKTRVLAEVFAQRGMSVLVVRGDDGLDEITTTTTTSVWVVSGGTVTEQSFDPAVLGVPRATAEDLRGGDAAANAEVVRELVAGKAGPVRDAVVLNAAAALAAFTGFSGSLEDDLAAGLDRAAQAIDSGAAAKLLERWIAFSSAPN; this is translated from the coding sequence ATGAGCGCCGACCCCCGCACCTGGCCGGCCCTGCTGACCCGGCTGATCGGGCGCGAGGACCTCTCGGCCGACCTCACCCGCTGGGCGATGGACCAGATCATGTCCGGGGAGGCCACGCCGGCGCAGATCGGCGGGTTCGCGATCGCGTTGCGCGCCAAGGGCGAAACGCCGGAGGAGATCTCCGGCATGGCCGACGCGATGCTGGCGCACGCGCGCCGGATCGAGCTGGCCGCTCCGTCGGTCGACATCGTCGGCACCGGCGGCGACCGGTCCAACTCGGTCAACATCTCCACCATGGCCACGATCGTCACGGCCGCCGCGGGCGCTCCGGTGGCCAAGCACGGCAACCGGAGCGCGTCGTCGAAGTCGGGTGCCGCGGACGTGCTGGAGGCCCTCGGCGTCAAGATCGACCTGCCGCCCGAGGCGGTGCGCCGCTCGCTGGACGAGATCGGCATCGGGTTCTGCTACGCGCCGGCGTTCCACCCGGCGTTCCGGCACACCGGCCCGCCGCGGCGCGAGCTGGGCGTGCCCACGACGTTCAACCTGCTCGGCCCGCTGACCAACCCGGCCCAGCCGCGCAGCGCGCTGATCGGCTGCGCGTACGCGGACAAGACGCGGGTGCTGGCCGAGGTCTTCGCTCAGCGCGGGATGTCGGTGCTGGTGGTCCGCGGCGACGACGGGCTGGACGAGATCACCACCACCACGACCACTTCGGTGTGGGTGGTCTCCGGGGGCACGGTGACCGAGCAGAGCTTCGACCCCGCCGTGCTCGGCGTTCCGCGGGCCACGGCCGAGGATCTGCGCGGTGGGGACGCGGCCGCGAACGCCGAGGTCGTGCGCGAGCTGGTCGCCGGCAAGGCGGGCCCGGTGCGCGACGCGGTGGTGCTGAACGCCGCCGCCGCGCTGGCCGCGTTCACCGGCTTTTCCGGCTCCCTGGAAGACGACCTGGCCGCCGGGCTGGACCGCGCCGCCCAGGCCATCGACTCCGGCGCCGCGGCGAAGCTGCTGGAGCGCTGGATCGCCTTCTCCTCGGCCCCGAACTGA
- the ctaE gene encoding aa3-type cytochrome oxidase subunit III → MRSVTTAAPTISQRVHSLNRPNMVSVGTIVWLSSELMFFAGLFAMFFTVKAQNPAGAPWPPPLHGEEFHLNVAYAIPFTVVLVLSSLTCQFGVFAAERGDVYGLRRWYIITLIMGAVFVFGQANEYHNLVNEGLTIPSGPFGTVFYLATGFHGLHVIGGLIAFVYLLIRTKLSKFTPAQATSAIVVSYYWHFVDIVWVGLFAVIYILP, encoded by the coding sequence ATGCGATCCGTGACAACGGCAGCTCCCACCATCAGTCAGCGGGTCCACTCGCTGAACCGGCCGAACATGGTCAGCGTCGGCACCATCGTGTGGCTGTCCAGCGAACTGATGTTCTTCGCCGGACTCTTCGCCATGTTCTTCACCGTCAAGGCGCAGAACCCGGCCGGCGCGCCGTGGCCGCCGCCGTTGCACGGCGAGGAGTTCCACCTCAACGTCGCGTACGCGATCCCGTTCACCGTGGTACTGGTGCTGTCTTCGCTGACGTGCCAGTTCGGCGTGTTCGCGGCCGAACGCGGCGACGTCTACGGCCTCCGGCGCTGGTACATCATCACGCTGATCATGGGCGCGGTGTTCGTGTTCGGTCAGGCGAACGAGTACCACAACCTGGTCAACGAAGGCCTCACGATCCCGTCCGGCCCGTTCGGCACGGTCTTCTACCTGGCCACCGGATTCCACGGCCTGCACGTGATCGGCGGGCTGATCGCGTTCGTGTACCTGCTGATCCGCACCAAGCTCAGCAAGTTCACGCCCGCGCAGGCCACCTCGGCGATCGTGGTGTCGTACTACTGGCACTTCGTCGACATCGTGTGGGTGGGCCTCTTCGCGGTCATCTACATCCTGCCCTGA
- the qcrC gene encoding cytochrome bc1 complex diheme cytochrome c subunit yields the protein MTTSNKSPERRFRARSKLRRRFAGLLALGVALVGAGALYAVFAPEPQTAQAQGDPALLRQGEQVYNNTCIECHGANLEGVKDRGPSLIGIGDAAVYFQTSSGRMPAARQEAQAERKPPKLTPSEIDAVGAYVQAHGGGVQRPAETGAALRGSDPARGGELFRLNCASCHNFTGRGGALSAGKYAPNLDPATEEQIYDAMLTGPQNMPKFSDRQLNPEEKKDIVAYVKSVSDGNNDPGGNGLGGVGPASEGLIAFVVGIGALIGVTLWIGSKA from the coding sequence ATGACCACCAGCAATAAGTCCCCGGAGCGCCGGTTCCGCGCGCGCTCGAAGCTGCGCAGGCGTTTCGCCGGCCTGCTCGCACTCGGTGTCGCGTTGGTGGGAGCCGGCGCGCTGTACGCCGTGTTCGCGCCCGAGCCGCAGACCGCGCAGGCCCAGGGCGACCCGGCGCTGCTGCGCCAGGGGGAGCAGGTTTACAACAACACCTGCATCGAGTGCCACGGCGCGAACCTCGAGGGCGTCAAGGACCGCGGCCCGAGCCTGATCGGCATCGGCGACGCGGCCGTCTACTTCCAGACCTCGTCCGGCCGGATGCCCGCCGCCCGCCAGGAAGCGCAGGCCGAGCGCAAGCCGCCGAAGCTGACCCCGAGCGAGATCGACGCAGTCGGCGCGTACGTGCAGGCGCACGGCGGGGGCGTCCAGCGGCCGGCCGAAACCGGCGCGGCGCTGCGCGGCAGCGACCCGGCTCGCGGCGGCGAGCTGTTCCGGCTCAACTGCGCGTCCTGCCACAACTTCACCGGCCGTGGCGGCGCGCTCTCGGCGGGCAAGTACGCGCCGAACCTGGACCCGGCCACCGAAGAGCAGATCTACGACGCGATGCTCACCGGCCCGCAGAACATGCCCAAATTCTCCGACCGGCAGCTCAACCCGGAGGAGAAGAAGGACATCGTGGCGTACGTGAAGTCGGTGTCCGACGGCAACAACGACCCCGGCGGCAACGGCCTCGGCGGGGTCGGCCCCGCCTCGGAGGGCCTGATCGCTTTCGTAGTCGGAATCGGCGCGCTCATCGGCGTGACACTGTGGATTGGATCGAAGGCATGA
- the qcrA gene encoding cytochrome bc1 complex Rieske iron-sulfur subunit — MSAEGPQPPSEAELAEMDRDQLLKLGGELDGVEIVDYPEPWPVKNTRAERRAERLVAFWFVLSALAGLAFVVVLAWPKWWEYKAPSDPTGHETYSLYTPALGVTLGVAVLALGIGVILYTKKFVPAETSVQQRGDGPSKEVDRATILAQLADAGNRSTIARRSLIKRTAIGGAGVLGLAAAALPVASFIKDPWKDTNNEDSLWHTGWQPKFQGEKVYLRRNTGSLDEDVEKGVTRVRVEDLDAGAMETVFPYRDSEKGDREALAAALTRVDNPVMLIRLRTTDAARVVKRKGQEDFNFGDYYAYTKICSHVGCPTSLYEQRTNRILCPCHQSQFDALHYAKPIFGPATRPLAQLPITVDEEGYLVARSDFIEAIGPAFWERKS; from the coding sequence ATGAGTGCCGAAGGGCCCCAGCCGCCCTCGGAGGCGGAGCTGGCTGAGATGGACCGCGACCAGCTGCTGAAGCTGGGCGGTGAGCTCGACGGCGTCGAGATCGTGGACTACCCGGAACCCTGGCCGGTCAAGAACACCCGCGCCGAGCGGCGCGCGGAGCGGCTGGTCGCGTTCTGGTTCGTGCTCTCGGCGCTCGCCGGACTGGCCTTTGTGGTCGTGCTCGCGTGGCCGAAGTGGTGGGAATACAAGGCGCCGAGCGACCCGACCGGGCACGAGACGTACAGCCTGTACACCCCGGCGCTGGGCGTCACGCTCGGTGTCGCGGTGCTGGCGCTGGGCATCGGCGTGATCCTCTACACGAAGAAGTTCGTGCCGGCCGAGACCTCCGTGCAGCAGCGCGGCGACGGTCCGTCCAAAGAGGTCGACCGCGCGACGATCCTGGCGCAGCTGGCCGACGCCGGGAACCGCAGCACCATCGCGCGCCGGTCGCTGATCAAGCGCACCGCGATCGGCGGGGCCGGCGTGCTCGGCCTCGCGGCCGCGGCCCTGCCGGTGGCGTCCTTCATCAAGGACCCCTGGAAGGACACGAACAACGAGGACTCGCTCTGGCACACCGGCTGGCAGCCGAAGTTCCAGGGCGAGAAGGTCTACCTGCGGCGCAACACCGGCAGCCTGGACGAGGACGTCGAGAAGGGCGTCACCCGGGTGCGGGTCGAGGACCTCGACGCGGGCGCCATGGAGACCGTGTTCCCGTACCGCGACTCGGAAAAGGGCGACCGCGAAGCGCTGGCCGCCGCGCTGACCCGGGTGGACAACCCGGTCATGCTCATCCGCCTGCGCACCACGGACGCCGCGCGCGTGGTGAAGCGCAAGGGCCAAGAGGACTTCAACTTCGGCGACTACTACGCGTACACGAAGATCTGCAGCCACGTCGGCTGCCCGACCTCCCTGTACGAGCAGCGCACGAACCGCATCCTCTGTCCGTGCCACCAGTCGCAGTTCGACGCACTGCACTACGCCAAGCCCATCTTCGGCCCGGCCACCCGGCCGCTGGCCCAGCTGCCGATCACGGTTGACGAAGAGGGATACTTGGTCGCGCGGAGCGACTTCATCGAGGCCATTGGTCCGGCCTTTTGGGAGCGTAAGTCATGA
- the qcrB gene encoding cytochrome bc1 complex cytochrome b subunit yields MSSLTTPTKGTSALEKQLAAAAEGADQRYHMAKGLRHQFNKVFPTHWSFLLGEIALYSFIILLLSGVYLTLFFDPSMEEVVYHGSFQNMQGLEMSKAFASTLDLSFDVRGGLFVRQLHHWAALIFVASMMVHMLRIFFTGAFRRPREANWVIGSLLLVLGMFEGFFGYSLPDDLLSGTGIRATLSGIVLSVPVIGTWIHWALFGGEFPGKEIIPRLYTIHILLVPGIMLALIGAHLALVWYQKHTQFPGVRRKETNVVGIRIMPVFALKGGAFFTLVIGVLALMSGLFQINPVWNFGPYNPAQVSAGSQPDFYMAWADGMLRIWPAWEVYLGNYTIPAVFFPGAVGMPVLIGLLLAYPFLERKLSKDTAHHNLLQRPRDAPVRTALGAMALGFFLVIELSGFNDIIADQFDISLNATTWAGRIGVLLVPPVAYYLTYRLCLGLQRADREVLEHGVETGIIKRLPHGEFIEIHQPLGGTDSHGHAIPLEYQGATVPKKMNKLGTAGHAVPGSLLRPDPPEESAALERAGQHGHNGSSNGNGSSNGHAAGSDDEAAAEPHQIGSGH; encoded by the coding sequence ATGAGTTCACTCACCACGCCCACGAAGGGCACGAGCGCGCTCGAGAAGCAGCTGGCCGCGGCTGCCGAGGGTGCGGACCAGCGCTACCACATGGCCAAGGGCCTGCGGCACCAGTTCAACAAGGTCTTCCCGACGCACTGGTCGTTCCTGCTCGGCGAGATCGCGCTCTACAGCTTCATCATCCTGCTGCTCTCGGGTGTGTACCTGACGCTGTTCTTCGACCCCTCCATGGAGGAGGTCGTCTACCACGGCAGCTTCCAGAACATGCAGGGCCTGGAGATGTCCAAGGCGTTCGCGAGCACGCTGGACCTCTCGTTCGACGTGCGCGGCGGCCTGTTCGTGCGCCAGCTGCACCACTGGGCGGCGCTGATCTTCGTCGCCTCGATGATGGTCCACATGCTCCGGATCTTCTTCACCGGCGCGTTCCGGCGCCCGCGTGAGGCGAACTGGGTGATCGGCAGCCTGCTGCTGGTGCTGGGCATGTTCGAGGGCTTCTTCGGCTACTCGCTCCCGGACGACCTGCTGTCGGGTACCGGTATCCGCGCGACCCTGTCGGGCATCGTGCTCTCGGTGCCGGTGATCGGCACTTGGATCCACTGGGCGCTGTTCGGCGGCGAGTTCCCGGGCAAAGAGATCATCCCGCGGCTCTACACGATCCACATCCTGCTGGTGCCGGGCATCATGCTGGCCCTGATCGGCGCGCACCTGGCGCTGGTCTGGTACCAGAAGCACACGCAGTTCCCGGGCGTGCGGCGCAAGGAGACGAACGTCGTCGGCATCCGCATCATGCCGGTGTTCGCGCTCAAGGGCGGGGCCTTCTTCACCCTGGTGATCGGCGTGCTGGCGCTGATGTCGGGCCTGTTCCAGATCAACCCGGTGTGGAACTTCGGCCCGTACAACCCGGCGCAGGTCTCGGCGGGCTCGCAGCCCGACTTCTACATGGCCTGGGCCGACGGCATGCTGCGGATCTGGCCGGCCTGGGAGGTCTACCTCGGGAACTACACGATCCCGGCGGTGTTCTTCCCCGGTGCGGTGGGCATGCCGGTGCTGATCGGGTTGCTGCTGGCGTATCCGTTCCTGGAACGGAAGCTGTCCAAGGACACCGCGCACCACAACCTGCTGCAGCGGCCGCGCGACGCACCGGTCCGCACCGCGCTGGGTGCGATGGCGCTCGGGTTCTTCCTGGTCATCGAGCTGTCGGGCTTCAACGACATCATCGCCGACCAGTTCGACATCTCGCTGAACGCCACCACCTGGGCCGGGCGCATCGGCGTGCTGCTGGTGCCGCCGGTCGCGTACTACCTGACCTACCGGCTCTGCCTCGGCCTGCAGCGGGCCGACCGCGAGGTGCTGGAGCACGGGGTCGAGACCGGCATCATCAAGCGCCTGCCGCACGGTGAGTTCATCGAGATCCACCAGCCGCTGGGCGGGACGGACAGCCACGGCCACGCCATCCCGCTGGAGTACCAGGGCGCGACGGTGCCGAAGAAGATGAACAAGCTCGGCACCGCCGGGCACGCCGTTCCCGGGTCGCTCCTGCGGCCGGACCCGCCGGAGGAGTCGGCCGCGCTGGAGCGCGCCGGGCAGCACGGGCACAACGGCAGCAGCAACGGCAACGGCAGCAGCAACGGGCACGCGGCCGGTTCGGACGACGAGGCAGCGGCGGAGCCGCACCAGATCGGCTCCGGGCACTAG